From one Pseudothermotoga sp. genomic stretch:
- the ruvC gene encoding crossover junction endodeoxyribonuclease RuvC produces the protein MKILGLDPGFGTLGYGVIEVSGNTLRHIVHGAIFTEKDKPIQVRLKSLYDQIRNIIRNYTPNEVAIERLFFYKNVTTAIAVGEARGVALLAVVEYDLPIFEYTPHMVKKAVTGNGRATKADIQKWVALLLELKKKPKPDDAADALAIAICHAHCGNFERRFVR, from the coding sequence TTGAAAATACTGGGACTCGATCCGGGTTTCGGGACGCTTGGCTACGGGGTCATTGAAGTCTCCGGAAATACACTTCGACACATCGTTCATGGAGCCATCTTCACAGAGAAAGATAAACCAATCCAGGTCAGATTGAAAAGCCTTTACGATCAGATCAGAAATATCATTCGAAACTATACGCCGAACGAGGTGGCTATAGAGAGATTGTTCTTTTACAAAAACGTTACCACCGCCATCGCAGTCGGAGAAGCACGTGGTGTGGCGTTACTGGCGGTGGTGGAGTACGATCTTCCCATCTTTGAGTACACGCCACATATGGTTAAGAAAGCGGTGACCGGTAACGGAAGGGCAACCAAAGCCGATATTCAAAAGTGGGTCGCATTGTTGCTTGAGCTCAAAAAAAAGCCCAAGCCGGACGATGCTGCCGATGCCCTGGCTATAGCCATATGTCATGCGCATTGTGGGAATTTCGAACGGAGGTTCGTCCGATGA